The following are from one region of the Juglans regia cultivar Chandler chromosome 10, Walnut 2.0, whole genome shotgun sequence genome:
- the LOC109018073 gene encoding uncharacterized protein LOC109018073: MGSLYPPSPRILSLLLLLFVSSFAASSEAAATATRLAQKGWPGFLFTRTRGRCTPLYWSSRNEAWPRMVPQEATVSKVFGWRASERYRSDLTLLEATARKDEENAFHRLLKQGTASLLNSYARKGFAYSAWEIKTLVLQALVSEEAAARQAQGFSVANEACS, translated from the exons ATGGGGAGCCTTTATCCACCGAGTCCGCGcattctttctcttcttcttctcctctttgtTTCTAGCTTTGCAGCTTCGTCAGAAGCTGCGGCAACAGCAACAAGGCTAGCTCAGAAGGGATGGCCTGGGTTTCTCTTCACAAGAACTAGAGGAAGATGCACTCCCCT GTACTGGAGCAGCAGGAATGAGGCGTGGCCGAGGATGGTCCCACAGGAAGCAACAGTGTCTAAGGTTTTCGGATGGAGGGCGAGTGAACGCTACAGATCTGATCTGACTCTGTTGGAAGCAACAGCGAGAAAAGACGAGGAGAACGCTTTCCACAGGTTGCTGAAGCAGGGGACTGCATCGCTGCTCAATTCATATGCTAGAAAGGGTTTTGCTTACTCGGCTTGGGAGATTAAGACTTTGGTTTTACAAGCATTGGTGTCGGAAGAGGCTGCAGCTCGTCAAGCTCAAGGGTTCTCTGTTGCCAATGAGGCCTGTAGCTAG
- the LOC108989296 gene encoding 11S globulin seed storage protein 2-like: MAAKIVLALVLSLLVYASSEETNPTACKGSSQQCRLKRLRTLEPTRVVDSEGGRTELWEESEDEFQCAGVAAIRQTVQPNSLILPSYQPTPSLVYIEQGEGLLGLTYPGCAETYESETSQDLSRRRSSQMGQLQGGGDQQRSRRADQHQKVNRIRRGDIVAIPAGVAHWSYNDGNEELVAFAVIDLSNHANQLDRRFRSFLLAGGEPRDGQSGQGGSRQEERQEQRSQRSRREQRGSFQNIFSGFSEELLAEAYNIPDTIARRLQEDDNRRGVIVKCQDEMRRMMRPDEDEQEGQRQLVNGLEETLCTTRIRHNLDTQTESDVFSRQAGRVNIVNQHKLPILRYLDMSAEKGHLFPNALYTPHWSMTDNRVVYVLRGDARVQIVDDNGDNVFDERVKRGDVYVIPQFYATTARAGNNGFEYVTIKTSGQPMKSPMAGYTSVIRAMPIDVLTNSFQMSPREAQNLKHNRGHQSFLLSSSRSS, translated from the exons ATGGCGGCCAAGATTGTTCTAGCACTAGTGCTCTCTCTGCTAGTTTATGCTTCTTCTGAGGAAACGAACCCCACTGCTTGCAAAGGATCATCTCAGCAATGCCGGCTCAAGAGACTGAGGACTCTGGAGCCAACCCGTGTAGTTGACTCGGAGGGTGGTCGTACTGAGCTGTGGGAGGAATCTGAGGATGAGTTCCAATGTGCTGGAGTTGCGGCGATAAGGCAGACTGTGCAACCTAATTCACTCATTTTGCCTAGCTACCAGCCGACCCCTTCGTTGGTTTACATTGAACAAG GTGAAGGTTTGTTGGGGTTAACCTACCCAGGATGTGCAGAGACATATGAGTCAGAGACATCACAGGATTTATCAAGACGCAGGAGCAGCCAGATGGGACAGCTGCAAGGTGGAGGAGATCAGCAGAGATCAAGAAGAGCAGACCAGCACCAGAAGGTGAACCGGATTCGCCGGGGCGACATCGTGGCCATTCCTGCTGGTGTTGCCCACTGGTCCTACAATGATGGCAATGAAGAGCTCGTTGCCTTTGCTGTCATAGACCTAAGCAACCATGCTAACCAACTTGACCGCCGATTCAGG TCATTCTTGCTCGCCGGCGGGGAACCAAGGGATGGGCAAAGCGGCCAAGGGGGTAGCCGTCAGGAAGAAAGGCAAGAACAACGCAGCCAAAGGAGTAGGCGTGAACAGAGAGGTAGCTTCCAGAACATATTCAGTGGATTCAGTGAGGAACTGCTGGCTGAAGCCTACAATATTCCGGACACTATCGCTAGGAGATTGCAGGAAGACGATAACCGGCGGGGCGTCATCGTCAAATGCCAAGACGAAATGCGCCGCATGATGAGACCTGACGAAGACGAACAAGAAGGGCAGAGACAGCTAGTTAACGGGTTGGAAGAAACTCTCTGTACTACAAGAATTAGACACAACCTGGACACCCAAACCGAATCCGACGTTTTCTCCAGGCAAGCCGGAAGAGTAAACATCGTGAACCAGCACAAGCTTCCAATCCTTCGATACCTTGACATGAGTGCAGAGAAAGGCCATCTTTTCCCG AATGCATTGTACACACCGCACTGGTCCATGACAGACAATAGAGTTGTCTACGTGCTAAGGGGTGACGCCCGGGTTCAGATTGTGGACGACAACGGGGACAATGTGTTTGACGAGAGGGTTAAGCGTGGAGACGTGTATGTAATTCCTCAGTTCTATGCGACTACAGCCAGGGCCGGAAACAATGGCTTCGAATACGTGACGATCAAGACTTCCGGCCAGCCAATGAAGAGCCCCATGGCGGGCTACACCTCGGTCATAAGGGCCATGCCCATAGATGTCCTCACAAACTCATTCCAAATGTCCCCTAGAGAAGCCCAGAACTTGAAGCACAACAGGGGCCACCAGAGTTTCCTTCTATCCTCCAGCCGATCTTCTTAA